In the genome of Zobellia nedashkovskayae, the window TTCTACAAATCAGCTTTGGATTAATCCAAATGATAGATTTCCATAATATTTTTAAGGTAGCCTTCGAAATCTATTTTTAAGTCTATCAATTTTCCGGTATGAACGTCAAATATCCACCCATGTACTTTTAATCCGTGATCACGATATGCTTTTTGAACCACTGCTGTTTTGATCAGGTTTACACATTGCTCTTTTACGTTCAGTTCTACTAATCTATCGTATTTTTTTGTTTCGTCTTCAATAGCATTCAGCTCTTCTTTATGAAGACGATATACATCACGAATATTACGTAGCCATGGGTTTAGAACACCCAAATCTTTAGATTGCATGGCAGCTTTGACACCTCCGCATGCATAATGACCACAAACTATTATATGTTTTACTTTCAGATAATCTACAGCATACTTTAAAACAGATAGTACGTTAAGATCTATACTGATTACCATGTTCGCAATGTTACGATGTACGAAAACCTCTCCGGGTTTTGCGCCCATCACTTCTTCTGCAGTAACCCTACTGTCTGAACAACCAATATAAAGCAATTCAGGACTTTGATCCTTGGCCAACTGCTCAAAATAATCTGAACTTGTTTTTAGCTTTTCCGCTATCCACTTTTCATTGTTGTCAAAAACAGTATCTAGATTCATGGTGTTATTTTTTACAAAATAAGACTAATTCTACGGCAATACTTGAAAAAAGGCCAATGCATTGTTGGCCCATTGTATATTATTGAATCTAAGCTTATTAGTAAAAAGTTACTTCACCATTAGATATGTCATACATGGCACCTACAATCTTTATTTCTCCGTTTTCTTCCATTTCAGATAAAACTGGGCTATTCTTACGGATACTATCTATTGTCAAAAGCACATTCTTTTCAGAAACTTTATCTACAAAGTCAAGATTTTTAGAATTTCTAAGACTTTCGTCAGTAGGTTCTTTAACTGCATCAACCGCTGGCTCTATCTTATTTATTAAAGCTGTCAAGTTGCCTAATCTGGCATGGTCACAAGCACCTTTTATTGCACCACAACTAGTATGACCCAAAACAACAACTAGTTCAGTGCCAGCAAGCTTACATGCAAATTCCATACTTCCTAGGATATCTTCGTTAGAAAAGTTTCCTGCGATACGAATACTAAAGATATCGCCTAATCCTTGGTCAAAAACCAATTCTGCCGAAACTCTAGAATCTATACAGCTCAAAATAGTAGCGAAAGGAAATTGTCCATCGCTAGTATCATTTACTTGTTCTAAAAGATTTCTGTTAGCTTTTAAATTATTTTGAAAACGTTGATTTCCTTCTTTTAAAAAATTAAGTGCTTTTTCTGGAGTCATCGTTGCTTGTGTCTCCTTAGTATGTGCTTTCATATGTTTATTTTAATTATGCTATGTTTAGTTTACTTTGATAATTGCCTTGCGAATTTTTTTCGCCTGCAATCATAAGGTTGATATCTAATTTCTTCACCATGTCGTAAATATTTGATGGCGTAGAAGTATTTATTTTTTCCTTTTTTTTCCGCTCCACAAATAATAAATCAACTTTGCTCTTAGATAAGTAGATTGGAAGCTTTTTCATTGTATTGTCATTATAATCAAAGACATAATCTACAATTTTCTTTCCTAAAAATTCATGGGATTGAGGCTGTGTTGTAGGTCCATTAACAATGCTGAAAGCCTTTAGAGGACTGTTTGCATTAGCAAAGAGGGCTTCTGGAAAAGAAGAACTCAATAACTCGTTAGAACAGTTCAGTGTACCAATCCCTATATTCATGTTAGGCTCTAGACCATTTTCTTCTGAAACAATCATTACGGATCCCTTAAAAATACTTAGAACAAAATTGATAATCCTATCATCTACAGTATTAAAAGGTTTTGTTTTTCTTCTACCAAGAACTATAATATTTGGAGTGTTATCATCTAAATATCGGGAAATTTCAGTTTTTACATTGCCAAAAGTGCTTGAATAACGAATGGGAACCCCGTAATCTTTAGAGAATGGAGCAATTAAATTCTTCATGCGCTTGTCGGTTACAATATACTCGTGGTTTATTGTCCGTATAGCTGATAATTGATTGTCTTTTCCAACAATATCAGTTGGTTTTCTCACATTGAAAACCTCAATTTCGGCATCAACCATTTTAGCTAAGCTAACCGAGCTTTTTAAAAGGTTGTGCATACCATCCGTCAAATCTGAAAGTAATGCTATTTTATATTTATTTTTTTCCATAGCCTTTAACTTAAACTTAGGTTAGATTTTGGTCTTGTTCTAAAAAACTCACTATAACTAATAGGGTTTTCTATAACGCCACGTTTAGATACCAGTTTAATATCTATATTACGTTCTTTGGCTTTTATTGAAAAATCGTCTAGAATCTCAATAATATCAATGTCAAGATACCTTGTTTTAAGTAGATTTAGCTCCAAATAGGTATCTCTTGGAAGACTATCTAGTTCTTTAAGAATAGCGCCTTTATTAAAGAATGTAACCTCTTCTGCAAGAGACATTTTTATTTTATGCTTTCCGTTGCTTACATCTTCAATATGAAGAAAGTGAGAATTTTGATAGCTTTTTAATAGAATAACAACTATTCCAACAGCTAAGCCCAAACTAATTCCAACAAGCAAATCTGTAAACACAATCCCTAGCACCGTTACCATAAAAGGAACGAACTGTTTCCATCCTAGTTTGTACATCGTTGCAAAAAGTGCAGGTTTTGCCAATTTGTAACCAACTATGAAAAGAATAGCTGCCAATACGGATAACGGAATCATATTTAACAAAGTTGGAATAAGAATTACTGAAATCAATAAAAGAAAACCATGCAAAATAGCAGATAGTTTTGATGTTCCGCCAGATTGTATATTGGCTGAGCTACGAACAATTACCTGAGTTATAGGCAGTCCTCCAATTAAACCGGACAGTATATTACCGGCGCCTTGGGCAAGTAACTCTCGGTTTGTTGGAGTTACATTCTTATGTGGGTCTAATTTATCTGTGGCTTCTACACACAGTAATGTTTCTAAACTGGCTACCAGCGCTATGGTAAAAGCAGTAATCCAAACTTGAGGGTTTGTAATGGCTCCAAAATTTGGAAAGCTAAATTGACCTAAGAAAGAAGCGGCATCTTCAGGAACAGGCACACTTACCAAATGTTCTGAAGAAATAGCCAATGTTCCGCTATCTTGAGTTACAATGTAAAATATAATACCAATGGCAACGGCAACTAATGGTCCCTGTACCAATTGAAAAATTCTACCTTTTTTAGAAAGAACTTTATCCCATAACAAAAGAATAGAAAGACCTATGATAGCTACCAATGTAGCACCGGGACTAATATTATTGACTGTATTTAAAATTTCCGAAAAGGTATTTTCTCCATCTACTTGGAAAAAAGCCCAGTCCCCTTCTGGGTCAGGGTCATAACCAAAAAAGTGTGGAATTTGTTTTAGAATTATAATGATACCAATTCCCGTTAACATTCCCTTTATAACTGAAGACGGAAAATAGTATCCAATAATACCCGCTTTTAAAAAACCGAATACCATTTGAATAACGCCACCCAAAACTACGGCAACTAGAAAATTCTCAAAACCACCTAAGGTTCCAATAGCGGTTAAAACTATGGCAGCTAATCCTGCTGCAGGACCACTAACTCCAATTTTTGAACCACTGAGTGCTCCAACGAAAACACCACCAATTATACCGGCTATTAATCCTGAGAACAATGGTGCGCCACTGGCAAGGGCAATACCCAAACATAAAGGCAAAGCAACGAAGAATACTACGACACTTGCGGGAAGGTCGCTCTTTAGATTTTTAAACATATAAATAATAATTTAGCCCTCAATGGCAATTGGGGACAAGTTTTTAGCTAATCGAAATAAATTTCCTGAAAAAAATTAACTGATATGTTCAGGGGGAGGAAGGAGGATTTCGAGTGTGAAATCAATATAATCCATAACATGGTAATCGCCCATAACAGATTGTTCTGATAAAGCTATCAGAGAATAGTCAAAGTAATTATCTTTTACGAATTTTTCTTCTAGAGAAGACTTTTTGCCTGCTTCTTGTTGTTCCTCTTCATTGAGGTTCGTTATCATAACAGGATTATCAACGTCTAGTAAAGTTATAACGCTCGGAGCTGTAATGGCTAATAGCCATAGAGCAAGCAAAAGAAAACGAGCGAAAATTTTCATAGCAGTTAGTAACAAACGCAAATATAGCACCAACTATTTTATTACGCGTTAAGGAAATATTAAAAATCTTTTAATGTTTTTATGTCTTCGGATGGGATCCAGCCTGTAGTTCCGTCAGAAATACGGATTTTTTTCCAGTCGTTTAGTTCTTCAACAACTTGGACTTTAGTGCCTTCGTGGAGTGCAAAAGTCTCAAGACCTTTTTTGTTAGGCTCAGCTTTTACACTGGCTTCCTTGGCAAAGACAATAGCGGGTTGGTCTGCTTTAAATTTGTTGTATTGAAGAAAAGCAAAAACTACGGAAGTTATCATGATAAGTAGTGAAATTACACTAAAGATAAACGCAAGTCTTTTTCTAGATGAATAATGAAAGTAATAGAATGCAATGTATAAAAACACAAATATTACCATAAAAATAATAGATAGATATGCCCATTGATCAAAAGACAATGTACCAATGATGCTATCGTAAATTTTAGAAAGGCCTGTAGTTGGCATTTCATCAATGGCATCAAGAGTCATGTTCTTGGCGTATCCTAAATTATTCTTTATTTCGCTGTCATTGGGCTTTAGCAAAAGTGCTTTTTCGTAATAATAGATACTTGGCGCAATCTCGTTAAGCTTATAATAGGCATTGCCCAGGTTGTAATAGAGCTCTGCGGAATGTTTACCATTATCCAAAATCTCCATATAGTTGTCTACCGCCTTTTGGTACTCGCCTACATTATAAGCTTCCGTAGCCTTATCAAACAGAGCATTATTCTGGGCGGTAACCGTGAAGGTTAATAAGGAAATAAGTATGAAAAGTATGTTTTTCACTTTGTGATTTTCAAATTGAATAATTTATAACTTTTTCGTTAGAGTTGTTTGTCTAAATATGTAATTACCTCACTTGCTTTATCGTAATCTTGTTGCATCTGCACTTCGGAAAAGGGACTGTAACGTGCCATTTCGCAATTTTTAAGTAGCGAAATAAAACCTTCATTGGTTGTGTTATCAACCTGTTTTTCGATTAAGAGAGATGCTATTTTGTCTTTGCTGAATTCTGAGGTCTCTATTTTAAGTTTTGCCTTTAAATAATTATGCAACGCTTTTTCTAAGGCAACGTAAAACGCCTCCTTATTACCTAATTCTTTTTTGGCTTTAGAGAGATATCTTTTAGCAAGTTTGTTGGCCTTCCTAACTTTATTGCCCACCACGTCACTAGCAATTGCTTCACGCTTTTTACCTAGTAAAATGGCAAAGGGAATCAATATTAATGGCAGTAATAACCATAAATAATAGCTTTTAGTCCCTAAAAAATAGCTAGAACCAATAGGTACCAAATTGGCGTCTAGTTTTAGGAAATTAAATTGATTTCCTACTGCAACGGTTTGCTTATTATTAGTTCCACCAGCTACTGCACTACCTATGCTTGAGTCTGTAGGACCTTCTTTTACATTGATTACGATTTCATCTGAAGTAACCGTTTTATACGTTTTAGCGCTAGGGTCAAAATAAGTGAAGGATATACTAGGAATAGGATATTTGCCTTTAAAGGAAGGTACAACCGTATAACTATTACTCACCTTACCCTGTGAGCCGGATAAGGTAGTACGTACTTTTTCATCAAATTCAGGCTCGTATACCTCCAATGAAGCGGGTAAATTTAGGTCGGGCAACTGAAAGAGTTTTAAATTTCCTTTACCACTCACCTCAACTTTTGCCTGTAATGATTCAGAAGCATTCAAAACCGTCTTACTGCTAGTGACCGAAAAATCGAAATTACCAACTGCCCCACTAAAATTAACAGGTTTCCCTTTTTCAGGTAAAGCTTTTACATTAATGGTTCGTTTTCCTGCTGAAACCGTTTTGTTGGTTTGGGAGTAAATTCTACCTCCAAAGAAATCCCGTTTGTTGGACGGTACATCTACAGTAACATCCAATGAAAGGGGTTCTATTTCTAACTTCCCTGATTTTTGAGGGTAGAGTACAACTCGCTTTAATATAACATACCTATAAGGCTTTCCTTTATAAGTTCCGTTTTCAGCAACTGGGCGAGAAACGGGAATATCTTGGCTCCAAAAATTATTGTACTTAGGGTTGTCTAATGGTTGATAGTTAGATACACTAATAGACGGGCTCACATATAGTTTGTAGACCACGCTTAGGCCTTCGTTTAGGTATGGGTCCGTTTTAGAAACCTCGGCAACAAGATGTAGACTTTCGTCCGCTACATCGTCTGCGGTCATTTGATCGCTGGGTTTGTCTACTGCAGCTGTAACTTCTACCTTTTTTGGTAATGATTTATAAGTTTTTCCATCAATCACAATAGATGCTTGCTTAATGGTCACATTTCCCCTAGTAGTAGGAGCCAAGGTGTATGAGTATGTTTTTGAATAACTACGCACACCATTTATCCATGAGGAGCTTATAGATTGTGATGGTCCCATCAAAACCCGGAAGCCCTGAAAATCTGGAGGATTAAAATTGTCCCCGTCTTTATTCATGGTAAAATCTACCCGTAATCTCTCGTTCATACCCAGTTTTTCTTTACTGAGTTTCATTTCAAAGGTAATGCCTTTGCCATCTTGAGCGTTCACTGAAAAGACAAGGAACATTATAGAAAATAATGCTAAAAGAATTCTATGTATACTGGTCTTTACCAATCTTTTTCGTTTTTAACCTTAACACCTTTTACTTTCTTGGCGTCTATTTTTTCTTGTACTTTTTTCTCTTCGTTCTGCATGGCTTCCAGAAGATTCTGCACCTGCTGTTTACTTAATTGATTAGGACGAGGCTGTTGCTGTTGTTCTTGGGGCTTATCACCTTCTTCAGGCTGTTTTTTCTGTTCTTCCTTTTCATCGCCTTCACCCTCTTTGTTCTCGTCCTTTTGTTCTTCGTTCTTGTCTCCTTCGTCTCCCTTGTCTCCTTCGTCCTTTTTATCTTGATCTTGGTTTTCTTCTTTGTTGTCTCCGTCTTTTTTGTCCTCGTTTTCGTCTTTATTATCCTCGTTCTTATCTTCTTGGTCCTTGTTGTCTTCGTTTTGGTCGTTCTGCTCTTGTTCTTTTTCGAGCATTTTTTTGGCCAAAGCTAGATTGTAACGGGTTTCCTCATCTTTTGGGTCATTGCGGAGGGCTTCCTTATAAGCTTCTACTGCTTTTTGATAGTCTTTTCTTTTCATAAACACGTTGCCCATGTTATGATAGGCACGATGCTTATCGGCTTTGTCAGTGGCCAATTCACCAGCTTGCTTGTAACGGCCAAAAGCTTCACTATAGGTTTCTTTGGCGTAATATGCATTGGCCAGGTTGTAAGGTGCAGCAGAATTCTCTTCACTCTTGGCTATTGCCTTTCGGTAATCTACTTCGGCCTCTACAAAATTATCTTCTGAAAGTTCTTTGTTAGCTTCCCAGGTTAGATTTTTTGATTCGTCAAGCGCTTGCTCGCGCGCTTTTTCCTCTTCTTGCGCCAAAGAAACGAAACCGATAAAAAACAATATGAAAACAATATTTCTCATTTATTCTATTTCTTTTTCGTTGAATAAATTTAGCTTTTTAAACCATTTTGTTCGCTTGTCAAGAACAAAGATATCTAAAAGTAAAAACAACAAGCCAATACCAAGAAACCATTGAAATTGATCTTTGAATTCTGCAAATTGCTTGGCTTCAAACTCTTTTTTGTCCATTTGATGAAGCAGCTCCGTTATACGCTCTACAGCAGCTTCGGTATTGGAACCGTTAATATATTCACCATTACCATCATCTGCAATGTCTATAAGTACGTCTTCGTTCAGCTTGGTAATAACTACCTCTCCTTGGGAATCCTTCTTCAGACTTTCTACAACGCCATTTCTTTTAATGGGAATAGGAGCACCTTTAGGTTTACCAACACCAATAGTGAAAATCTGAATGCCTTCTTCTATGGCTTTCTCCACAGCATCTTTGGTATTACCTTCTGAGTGATCTTCTCCATCGGAAATAATAAAAAGCACACGATTGGTCTGCTCTTCATCATTGTAATAGGTAGTAGCAAGGGTAATTGCCTCGTTTATAGCTGTTCCTTGTGAAGTAAGCATATCTGTATTCATGCTTTGTAAGAACATTTTGGCAGCACCATAATCTGTTGTAATAGGTAATTGCGGGAATGCTTGACCGGCATAAGCTATGATACCAATACGATCACTTGCCAATTGATTTATGATTTCTGAAACTAGACGTTTGGCTTTCTCCAAACGGTTGGGCGCAATATCTTCCGCCAACATACTTTTAGAAACATCTACCGCAAAAACGACATCAACACCTTCACGTTTTACCGTCTCTAATTTTGTTCCAATTTTTGGGTTTACCAATCCCAGAGTAAGGAAAGTGAGACCCAATAAAAAGAACAAGAGTTTTAGACTGGATTTAAAATTAGATTTGTCCGGAGATAGCCTTTTTAAAAGGGGGCTCTCGGCAAATTTCTTCTGTGTCCGCTTTTTCCAAATTTGCAAAAGTGCGAACAAGACGATGATGACCGGTATTATGGCCAGTAAATAGAAATATATTTTTTCGTCTAATTGAATCATTCTGCTTTGTTCCTAGTTTGAAGCTAATACAAGTTTATTAAATATTGCGCTAAAAGTTTCTTAAATAAAACTTCTAAAAATGGTATTCCTCAGGAGCCATTCCAATAAAAGCAGGGCACCGGCCAAAAGCACCCATGACCTAAACTTTTCTTCGTATTTGTAATATTTAAATTCTTCTATTTCTGTTTTTTCTAGCTTGTTTATTTCGTCGTAAATAGCCTCTAACTTTTCGTTATCTGTGGCTCTAAAAAATTTACCTCCTGTAGATTTTGCAATATCCTTCAAAAGATCTTCATCAATTTCAACTTGGCGCATACCGTATCTAAAAGATCCATCACTGTTATATGCTACCGGAGAAAGAGCGTTACCATTGGTACCCAATCCTATAGTGTATGTTTTTATACCATACTCAATAGCTAAGTCTGCTGCGGTTTGTGGTTCTATAAACCCGGAATTATTGACACCATCCGTCAATAGGATAATAATTTTACTAGAAGCTTTACTCTCTTTTAGGCGGTTTACGGAAGTAGCCAAGCCCATTCCTATGGCAGTACCATCATTTAATTGCCCATAAGTTATATCGCGTAGTGCCCTTAGAACAATTGCCTTATCACTTGTTATAGGTGTTTTGGTATAAGCTTCACCTGCGTAAGCCACCAAACCAATACGGTCATTGGGGCGTTCTTTAATGAATTCTGCAGCAACTTCTTTTAGGGCGGCTAAACGGTTGGGTTTTAAATCCCTTGCCAACATACTAGAAGAAACATCTATAGCCATTACAATATCTATACCCTTTGTAGTTTTTGTTTTTGTTGAAATGTCTTCGGTCTGTGGTCTGGCTATGGCAACTATAATTGCTGCAAGAGCTAATAGACGCAGTACAAATAACAGTGGTTTTAATTTTGGGAGAAAACCCGTATTTGCAAAACCTTTAATCGTAGGTATTTTTAAAGAAGCTACCTGCTCTTTGCGCTTGTAGAAATACCACAGCACGGCCAGAGGAAGCAATAATAGCAACCAAAAAAATTCCGGATTTGCGAATGATATATTATCCAACATCTATAATTCTGTTTTTACTTCTACCGAACCTAATATTCTATCTGCTATTTCTTGTGCATAGGTGTCGTCTTCTAGCCAATTTATGATGATTTGCTGTTGAAGCCCTTTTGCACCGAATAGTAAAATACTGTATTTGCCATCTACTAATTCCTCAGACCCTGGAACAGGAAAATCGCCACTACCAAAAACCTTGATTCCTTTTACGCCCGTAACGGTAGTAAATTCTTCTTGTTTGGTTATAATGTTCTTTGCTCCTTGTTTTTCTAGATTCTTAATAAAGGCTTCAATGGATTTATTAAACTCGGGCTCTACTTCCTGTGTTAAAGTAGTTGACGTGGTACCTACACTGAAAAAACCTTTTTCGCTTCTGTACATAAACATTTGCAGGTCTTTAATGTTGGCCTTCATCTCTGGGGTAAGCTTTGTTTCTTGCCTTTTGAGAACACGCGGAGTTTCTAAGCTTATTGGTGGATAACCATAAGAGCTAGATACCCAGTCTCCTTCTAGCAGTTCTTTTGAAGGATGGCCCAAAATGGTATCTTTTACGTACGTAAAGCCGTAATATGTAGTAGATACACCTAAAGCAATAAAAAGTGCCCCAAGAACGGCAACACTTGCGTAAATAATCTTTTTCTTTTGTTGTTTTTTTTCGAGCTCTTCTTTGTATTCTTCTTGCTCCATCAATTCTTCTACTGTGGGCTCTGGAAGTGCATCATGGGTTTTGTGAACGATTTGTTCAATGGATTGACGGTCATTTTCAGCGACTGAGGTGT includes:
- a CDS encoding tetratricopeptide repeat protein — translated: MKNILFILISLLTFTVTAQNNALFDKATEAYNVGEYQKAVDNYMEILDNGKHSAELYYNLGNAYYKLNEIAPSIYYYEKALLLKPNDSEIKNNLGYAKNMTLDAIDEMPTTGLSKIYDSIIGTLSFDQWAYLSIIFMVIFVFLYIAFYYFHYSSRKRLAFIFSVISLLIMITSVVFAFLQYNKFKADQPAIVFAKEASVKAEPNKKGLETFALHEGTKVQVVEELNDWKKIRISDGTTGWIPSEDIKTLKDF
- a CDS encoding carbonic anhydrase codes for the protein MNLDTVFDNNEKWIAEKLKTSSDYFEQLAKDQSPELLYIGCSDSRVTAEEVMGAKPGEVFVHRNIANMVISIDLNVLSVLKYAVDYLKVKHIIVCGHYACGGVKAAMQSKDLGVLNPWLRNIRDVYRLHKEELNAIEDETKKYDRLVELNVKEQCVNLIKTAVVQKAYRDHGLKVHGWIFDVHTGKLIDLKIDFEGYLKNIMEIYHLD
- a CDS encoding SulP family inorganic anion transporter gives rise to the protein MFKNLKSDLPASVVVFFVALPLCLGIALASGAPLFSGLIAGIIGGVFVGALSGSKIGVSGPAAGLAAIVLTAIGTLGGFENFLVAVVLGGVIQMVFGFLKAGIIGYYFPSSVIKGMLTGIGIIIILKQIPHFFGYDPDPEGDWAFFQVDGENTFSEILNTVNNISPGATLVAIIGLSILLLWDKVLSKKGRIFQLVQGPLVAVAIGIIFYIVTQDSGTLAISSEHLVSVPVPEDAASFLGQFSFPNFGAITNPQVWITAFTIALVASLETLLCVEATDKLDPHKNVTPTNRELLAQGAGNILSGLIGGLPITQVIVRSSANIQSGGTSKLSAILHGFLLLISVILIPTLLNMIPLSVLAAILFIVGYKLAKPALFATMYKLGWKQFVPFMVTVLGIVFTDLLVGISLGLAVGIVVILLKSYQNSHFLHIEDVSNGKHKIKMSLAEEVTFFNKGAILKELDSLPRDTYLELNLLKTRYLDIDIIEILDDFSIKAKERNIDIKLVSKRGVIENPISYSEFFRTRPKSNLSLS
- a CDS encoding vWA domain-containing protein, producing the protein MLDNISFANPEFFWLLLLLPLAVLWYFYKRKEQVASLKIPTIKGFANTGFLPKLKPLLFVLRLLALAAIIVAIARPQTEDISTKTKTTKGIDIVMAIDVSSSMLARDLKPNRLAALKEVAAEFIKERPNDRIGLVAYAGEAYTKTPITSDKAIVLRALRDITYGQLNDGTAIGMGLATSVNRLKESKASSKIIILLTDGVNNSGFIEPQTAADLAIEYGIKTYTIGLGTNGNALSPVAYNSDGSFRYGMRQVEIDEDLLKDIAKSTGGKFFRATDNEKLEAIYDEINKLEKTEIEEFKYYKYEEKFRSWVLLAGALLLLEWLLRNTIFRSFI
- a CDS encoding adenine nucleotide alpha hydrolase family protein, with amino-acid sequence MEKNKYKIALLSDLTDGMHNLLKSSVSLAKMVDAEIEVFNVRKPTDIVGKDNQLSAIRTINHEYIVTDKRMKNLIAPFSKDYGVPIRYSSTFGNVKTEISRYLDDNTPNIIVLGRRKTKPFNTVDDRIINFVLSIFKGSVMIVSEENGLEPNMNIGIGTLNCSNELLSSSFPEALFANANSPLKAFSIVNGPTTQPQSHEFLGKKIVDYVFDYNDNTMKKLPIYLSKSKVDLLFVERKKKEKINTSTPSNIYDMVKKLDINLMIAGEKNSQGNYQSKLNIA
- a CDS encoding BatD family protein, which encodes MFLVFSVNAQDGKGITFEMKLSKEKLGMNERLRVDFTMNKDGDNFNPPDFQGFRVLMGPSQSISSSWINGVRSYSKTYSYTLAPTTRGNVTIKQASIVIDGKTYKSLPKKVEVTAAVDKPSDQMTADDVADESLHLVAEVSKTDPYLNEGLSVVYKLYVSPSISVSNYQPLDNPKYNNFWSQDIPVSRPVAENGTYKGKPYRYVILKRVVLYPQKSGKLEIEPLSLDVTVDVPSNKRDFFGGRIYSQTNKTVSAGKRTINVKALPEKGKPVNFSGAVGNFDFSVTSSKTVLNASESLQAKVEVSGKGNLKLFQLPDLNLPASLEVYEPEFDEKVRTTLSGSQGKVSNSYTVVPSFKGKYPIPSISFTYFDPSAKTYKTVTSDEIVINVKEGPTDSSIGSAVAGGTNNKQTVAVGNQFNFLKLDANLVPIGSSYFLGTKSYYLWLLLPLILIPFAILLGKKREAIASDVVGNKVRKANKLAKRYLSKAKKELGNKEAFYVALEKALHNYLKAKLKIETSEFSKDKIASLLIEKQVDNTTNEGFISLLKNCEMARYSPFSEVQMQQDYDKASEVITYLDKQL
- a CDS encoding VWA domain-containing protein, whose translation is MIQLDEKIYFYLLAIIPVIIVLFALLQIWKKRTQKKFAESPLLKRLSPDKSNFKSSLKLLFFLLGLTFLTLGLVNPKIGTKLETVKREGVDVVFAVDVSKSMLAEDIAPNRLEKAKRLVSEIINQLASDRIGIIAYAGQAFPQLPITTDYGAAKMFLQSMNTDMLTSQGTAINEAITLATTYYNDEEQTNRVLFIISDGEDHSEGNTKDAVEKAIEEGIQIFTIGVGKPKGAPIPIKRNGVVESLKKDSQGEVVITKLNEDVLIDIADDGNGEYINGSNTEAAVERITELLHQMDKKEFEAKQFAEFKDQFQWFLGIGLLFLLLDIFVLDKRTKWFKKLNLFNEKEIE
- a CDS encoding carbonic anhydrase family protein, which codes for MKAHTKETQATMTPEKALNFLKEGNQRFQNNLKANRNLLEQVNDTSDGQFPFATILSCIDSRVSAELVFDQGLGDIFSIRIAGNFSNEDILGSMEFACKLAGTELVVVLGHTSCGAIKGACDHARLGNLTALINKIEPAVDAVKEPTDESLRNSKNLDFVDKVSEKNVLLTIDSIRKNSPVLSEMEENGEIKIVGAMYDISNGEVTFY
- a CDS encoding tetratricopeptide repeat protein, which codes for MRNIVFILFFIGFVSLAQEEEKAREQALDESKNLTWEANKELSEDNFVEAEVDYRKAIAKSEENSAAPYNLANAYYAKETYSEAFGRYKQAGELATDKADKHRAYHNMGNVFMKRKDYQKAVEAYKEALRNDPKDEETRYNLALAKKMLEKEQEQNDQNEDNKDQEDKNEDNKDENEDKKDGDNKEENQDQDKKDEGDKGDEGDKNEEQKDENKEGEGDEKEEQKKQPEEGDKPQEQQQQPRPNQLSKQQVQNLLEAMQNEEKKVQEKIDAKKVKGVKVKNEKDW